ATAAAGTTGCACCAAATTGAAgaatgccaaaaaatgcattgtAGACAACAGAAATACTGTTATTACtgtcaaacatctcacatgaCCTTTGTAAGTGTTAGGGGTTAGATATTTGTAGCTAATATAGAAAAACATGCTAATAATTTATGATGTTAgttaatgtttaatgttttatagaCAACCATGTCTGGTACAATGCCTGTAGCTTGCTAAAACAATgctaaataaaatacaaaataaaaaaaacaaagaaccAAAATGAACGTAATAGGAACTTAATAGTTGGAAGGGTCGGTTACCGGTACATTATGTGGAAATCATCCTACATCCTCACAGATACTCAGCTGTACATTATCtcatatgtaaataattatatcacATGTATGTGTAATACGTAATGAATATTAAAAGTCAGatctatgtatgtataatgtaatataacagtaaactCAGATCtcattgatatatatagataggtcTATACAATGGACATAATTTATCTCTTTTGTAAGTAGAAAAAAGGATGATAAAATGACCAAATAGGAAGTCGTGTGTTTAAAATTGAGGCACACTGTTCAACTAGCCTATTCCAACCAAGTACCTATTCTCTCCATGTCACATACATCTTCAACCCACAGGAACGAAGAACAAAATGTAGACATTGGAAAAATCAGAAACttttataaataattgtatGAGACAAAAATGCACTGTGGTGAGAATGGGCACCAAGTGACAATTTTGCTGTCCAACTTCCATGTAAGATAAAATCCTTCTCTATATCTAGCGACAAAGGCTTACTTATCCTGGAACTCTATGATCCTATAGATCTGTAGGGTAACATATTATCTCATGTACTATCCCGGTACTCTATAGATCTGTAGGGtaacatattatatcatatactaTCCCGGTACCCGTATAGATCTGTAGGGTAACATATTATCTCATGTACTATCCCGGTACTCTATAGATCTCTAGGGtaacatattatatcatatactaTCCCGGTACCGTATAGATCTGTAGGGTAACATATTATCTCATGTACTATCCCGGTACTCTATAGATCTGTAGGGTAACATATTATCTCATGTACTATCCCGGTACCGTATAGATCTGTAGGGTAACATATTATACCATGTACTATCCCGGTACCCTATAGATCTGTAGGGTaacatattatatcatgtactaTCCCGGTACCCTATAGATCTGTAGGGTaacatattatatcatgtactaTCCCGGTACCCTATAGTTCTATAGATCTGTAGggtaacattttatatcatgtaCTATCTCGGTACCCTATAGATCTGTAGGGTaacatattatatcatgtactaTCCCGGTACCCTATAGTTCTATAGATCTGTAGGGTaacatattatatcatgtactaTCCCGGTACCCTATAGATCTGTAGGGTAACATTATATCATGTACTATCCCGGTACCCTATAGTTCTATAGATCTGTAGGGTaacatattatatcatgtactaTCCCGGTACCCTATAGTTCTATAGATCTGTAGGGTaacatattatatcatgtactaTCCAGGTACCCTATAGTTCTATAGATctgtaaggtaacatattatatcatgtactaTCCAGGTACCCTATAGTTCTATAGATCTGTAGGGTaacatattatatcatgtactaTCCCAGTACCCTATATTTCTATAGATCTGTAGggtaacattttatatcatgtaCTATCCCGGTACCCTATAGATCTGTAGGGTaacatattatatcatgtactaTCCCGGTACGCTATAATCCTATAGATCTGTAGGGTaacatattatatcatgtactaTCCAGGTACCCTATAGTTCTATAGATCTGTAGGGTaacatattatatcatgtactaTCCCGGTACCCTATAGTTCTATAGATCTGTAGGGTAACATATTATACCATGTACTATCCAGGTACCCTATAGTTCTATAgatatgtagggtaacatattATACCATGTACTATCCAGGTACCCTATAGTTCTATAGATCTGTAGGGTaacatattatatcatgtactaTCCCAGTACCCTATATTTCTATAGATCTGTAGggtaacattttatatcatgtaCTATCCCGGTACCCTATAGATCTGTAGGGTaacatattatatcatgtactaTCCCGGTACCCTATAGTTCTATAGATCTGTAGGGTAACATATTATCTCATGTACTATCCAGGTACCCTATAGATCTGTAGGGTaacatattatatcatgtactaTCCCAGTACCCTATATTTCTATAGATCTGTAGggtaacattttatatcatgtaCTATCCCGGTACCCTATAGATCTGTAGGGTaacatattatatcatgtactaTCCCGGTACGCTATAATCCTATAGATCTGTAGGGTaacatattatatcatgtactaTCCCGGTACCCTATAGTCCTATAGATCTGTAGGGTAACATATTATACCATGTACTATCCAGGTACCCTATAGATCTGTAGGGTaacatattatatcatgtactTTCCTATACCTCTACATAGTTCTTTTCGAGTTAATTACATCCCTACAATCTAATCTTCAGAGCACATGCTACGACACACAACATCTGAGGTACAAGTGTTGGGGAAGGGTCCATCAAACATTAGCTGAACAGTCCACTGTAGCACACAGAATCTGGGAAACCATCCCTCATACACATATCTAACACTTTAGTACACCAGGTCAGCCTCAGGTGGTAACTGGATGGTCCTAGTTCCACAGTAAAATCTGAGATACCATCCATCATTCACATATCTGACACTTCCGTGGTAATAACTGGTCAGTTTGTACGGTCAGCCATCACTGCTAGGACTGGCCTTGCAGACCTCATTGATGTGGTCAATCTCTATGCGGTACTGGTATTTGGCTATGTAGCGTACCCACTTGTCCGGAGGGTTCGGGTTCTCCACAGTGATGGAGCGCACCTGAGACTGTGACACTGTACACGAGGGCATTGTAAATTCTACCTCTGCATGTGACTCAAAACTCTCTGGAATTTCATCATGTGGCCCGAACTCCAGGGTCATTCTGAACAGATGGCTCTTGTATGCTCCTGAAATTATGAAAAACACATGCTAAACTTCACATTGACATGGAACTGATTTACTACTGTAAATTTATATCATATGACTGAAATAGTATGAAAATCTCTCCCTAACATTAACACATCTCTCTCTAACATTAACAAATCTCTCTCTAACATTAACAAATCTCTCCCTAACATTAACACTTCTCTCCCTAACATTAACAAATCTCTCCCTAACATAAACACATCTCTCCCTAACATAAACACATCTCTCCCTAACATAAACACTTCTCTCCCTAACATAAACACATCTCTCCCTAACATTAACACTTCTCTCCCTAACATAAACACATCTCTCCCTAACATAACCACATCTCTCTCTAACATAAACACATCTCTCCCTAACATAAACACATCTCTCCCTAACATAACTACATCTCTCTCTAACATAAACAAATCTCTCTCTAACATAAACAAATTTCTTTCTAACATAAACACATCTCTCCCTAACATAAACACTTCTCTCCCTAACATTAACAAATCTCTCCCTAACATTAACACATCTCTCCCTAACATAAACACATCTTTCCCTAACATTAACAAATCTCTTCCTAACATAAACACATCTCTCCCTAACATTAACAAATCTCTCCCTAACATTAACAAATCTCTCCCTAACATTAACACATCTCTCCCTAACATAAACACATCTCTCCCTAACATTAACAAATTTCTCCCTAACATTAACACTTCTCTCCCTAACATTAACACATCTCTCCCTAACATTAACACATCTCTCTCTAACATTAACACATCTCTCCCTAACATAAACACATCTCTCCCTAACATAAACACATCTCTCCCTAACATAAACACATCTCTCCCTAATATAAACACATCCCTCCCTAACATAAACACATCTCTCCCTAACATTTACACTTCTCTCCCTAACATAAACACATCTCTCCCTAACATTAACAAATCTCTCCCTAACATTAACAAATCTCTCCCTAACATTTACACTTCTCTCCCTAACATAAACACATCTCTCTCTAACATAAACACATCTCTCCCTAACATAAACACATCTCTCCCTAACATTAACAAATCTCTCCCTAACATTTACACTTCTCTCCCTAACATAAACACATCTCTCTCTAACATAAACACATCTCTCCCTAACATAAACAACCCTCTCCCTAACATAAACACATCTCTCCCTAACATTAACAAATCTCTTCCTAACATAAACACATCTCTCCCTAACATTAACAAATCTCTCCCTAACATTAACACATCTCTCCCTAACATAAACACATCTCTCCCTAACATAAACACATCTCTCCCTAACATTAACAAATTTCTCCCTAACATTAACACTTCTCTCCCTAACATAAACACATCTCTCCCTAACATTAACAAATCTCTCCCTAACATTTACACTTCTCTCCCTAATATAAACACATCTCTCCCTAACATTAACAAATTTCTCCCTAACATTAACACTTCTCTCCCTAACACAAACACATCTCTCCTAACATAAACACATCTCTCTCTAACATAAACACATCTCTCCCTAACATAAACACTTCTCTCCCTAACATAAACACATCTCTCCCTAACATAAACACATCTCTCTCTAACATTAACACTTCTCTCCCTAACATAAACACATCTCTCCCTAACATAAACACATCTGTCCCTAACATAAACACATCTCTCCCTAACATAAACAAATCTCTCCCTAACATAAACACATCTCTCCCTAACATTAACACATCTCTCCCTAACATTAACAGATCTCTCCCTAACATAAACACATCTTTCTCTAACATTAACAAATCTCTCCCTAACATTAACAAATCTCTCCCTAACATTAACACATCTCTCCCTAACATTAACACATCTCTCCCTAACATTAACAAATCTCTTCCTCTTCCCCCTATAGCTATTAACCTATTTTTCTCCAGGTCTCCTGTAGTATGACATATGATCTATGTTACCATTATCAAGTTATTACTTCTGCCCAACACCAGGCCTCAAGCCCCTATAAAATGTCATCTACTAGATCATATTTACCTTGACCCCACAACAGCCCGATGAACTAGTACATCATACCTTTCCTCAGATCTGAACTTACCTTCATTCCTTTCTGGGAGTCGGGAGATTCTCCACACTACAGCCTTGTACAGGTGTTCATACTTAGCGACACCCACATCAGCCTCCATCAGTGTCGGAGTCAGTAGTCCCTGAGCAATCATCGTAATACGTTCCAAGCCTTTGATTTTACCAGGTTTGCGAGTTTGCGACTTAAATGCACCATATCCAAACCGCTTTTCATAGCGGAATAGGTACACCCACTGCTCAGGTATGGGAAAGCGAATCTCAATGTCTTCACAGGGAAACTGTCCATGCTTTTTACTGAAGGAATGGTAGCCAGTTACGAGTATGTCACAGCGGATTTCTACTTTAGATTCCTTTAAAATTTGCTGAACTTTGAGCTGTAATGGCAATTCTTTGTTTTCTCGAAGACGAACGCGGTATCTTAACAGTTCAAACTGACAAGCATCTAAAGGATGaaattttatattgtttgttttttcaaattcatttttatcaaCACAGCAGTGAAACTCTACATCTTCTAGACGAATCCACTCCTCTGTCTTAATAGGGATGATGTCATGGCGACCAACCACTTCCTTACCCCGCCTCCGTTTGTCATTTAGCCCAAGTTCACATGTTGGCATGCCAGTGACAAAGGCAAGGAAGAAAGCCCTGACACGTGCCTTCTGTTTAATAACCCGACCTTGCTTGTCTAATTCTGCTTTGTATTCATCCCACACCTCAGCACAGGCCTCATCCTTAATGTAGGTGAGTGTTTTCTCTCTCCTAGCCTCCATGTTCATTAATGCATTCTCAACTTCACGTACAAACAATGTTATTTCTTCTTTGTCTAAACTGCCAAATTTGAGCATCTCAGATACCTGCGGTGAATGGGCAAGAATCATGGTAGCCTTTGGCTTCTTAACAAATGCTGGTGTGATCCTCTCAGCACGCAGACCGACTCGCTCTCTGTAGAAGATGTACTGGACCTTGACTGTGTAGATTTTCCCATACTGGTCATACTGTTGGAGGGCCACCTCCGAAATCGAGTAGCAAGGTTGGAGAATCAGCTCAGTGAAGGGATCGTTATCATCCTTTTCTTGATACACCTTAAGAATAGGTCCATCTGCCTGCTTCACCAACTTTACATACACTTGTTTCCAGAACCTATTTGTGGTAAGCTTTTTCTTGGTGGGTTGTCTCAGCATTAGACTCCAGACATCCTGGTCTGTAGTTGGGTAGAACGGCTCTAGAGGAGGGAGAGCTGCTAGCTCCTCTTCAGGAGTGTTGTCCTCTGTGGAGAAACTTGGCAGACTGTTCAAGTTACTGTCCTTCTCGCGGGGAGTGTCATCTCCACCACGAATCTCAAATTCAGCAAAGTTCTCCTCTGGAGGTGAGTCCCTGTTGAAGGGGTTTTCCCTAGGTGGTTGGGGAGACCTAGGGGGTCTAGGAGGGGGTTTTAGTGCAGGTGGGGGTTCTGATGACCTCATTGATCCTAGACTGTTTGGTTTAACTGGTTTTATCTCTAACATGAATGCGttatcttcatcatcatcatcgtcaggCTGAACTAGCTGATCCTCACCAGAGGTCGCCACTGCTGTGAAGGCATCATTAATGGCTCCCTCTACTGGTACAATCTGGTCTGACTGACTCTCTTCTACCTTTTGGGCAGACATTCCAAAAGGATCAAAATCATCTAGTGTTGGGGATTTGACAGATTGCGGAACACTTTCTTTAGCAGAATCACCAAGTAGGAAACTGTCTAAGTCTGAGAGCTCTGTCTGAGTAGATGGTACAGAGTCATCTAGGAATGGGTTGGCATTGGATGTTGTGGGGACTGTAGAGAAAACAGCAGTCGAATCATCCTGTAGAAATGGGTTATTGCTTGTATTGGTGGTAAAGTTGTCAGCAGCATCTCCAGGAAAATCAGATTTAGTGTCCGGAATTTTATCAATGGAAAAGAAATCCTCCTGAAATGGATTGACACTTTGACCTATGGTGTCAGCGGGAGCATTTCCCCAGATATTGGAAAATGCATCTTGTGAATATTGGGACTGTGAAGCACCTTTGGTTTCAAAGAAGTTGTCATCaaacaggtcagaggtcactgGAGGAGGCTGCTCACTGATGTCTGATGTGAGAAATGGATTG
This DNA window, taken from Pecten maximus chromosome 3, xPecMax1.1, whole genome shotgun sequence, encodes the following:
- the LOC117323954 gene encoding protein stoned-B-like, with the translated sequence MSASFDESSNLVDITSPTTTEDFNKLTVDHLSAEKPEQHDKSKGFGFIKKRAKSPFRSPLKSPLKSPLKSPFKSKASKQAAKDAQKDSLKDTFKDTFPDDVKDASEKEVVDKKSDDWQAFQQMQDRIKQNVLKTQTSLNKLSSDNSETSNGNNINNEKRQKLDDTFWSSFDDTSSLIPPSPHGVNKEKAKSSDQDTDLSVTSFPNLKVTPTPSPRGTPCPPANSLRTSMENLMGDDPVGSKEEVADLLGLSSGPTGTDQAPADSTYLMNQDLLGLDNILSSTGESQHGSSMCSSFDGSDMVFGTISHSERSSQRSTPLGFDPWEDDQRIPMGTLSSTFVSSMVDEFLQLDTMKEVSQADLNPFDSSAEKPAPKSNIIDSLDPFSAKKVKEKAPLPPTNKEVLPPPTTDILSQPSSSEFLPPTTQNFLSQSESDIVPPSDTDFPAPLPIDFSQAFGGSVNLSDEAASSHFDAFGQLDEDLLPPAVVPSGVGTTGDFLQGFGDTEGESTEVKEGFSHIIPVEVYDNLGFGVTDPSKDAPLDQHEEPPETANDVAVANNPFLTSDISEQPPPVTSDLFDDNFFETKGASQSQYSQDAFSNIWGNAPADTIGQSVNPFQEDFFSIDKIPDTKSDFPGDAADNFTTNTSNNPFLQDDSTAVFSTVPTTSNANPFLDDSVPSTQTELSDLDSFLLGDSAKESVPQSVKSPTLDDFDPFGMSAQKVEESQSDQIVPVEGAINDAFTAVATSGEDQLVQPDDDDDEDNAFMLEIKPVKPNSLGSMRSSEPPPALKPPPRPPRSPQPPRENPFNRDSPPEENFAEFEIRGGDDTPREKDSNLNSLPSFSTEDNTPEEELAALPPLEPFYPTTDQDVWSLMLRQPTKKKLTTNRFWKQVYVKLVKQADGPILKVYQEKDDNDPFTELILQPCYSISEVALQQYDQYGKIYTVKVQYIFYRERVGLRAERITPAFVKKPKATMILAHSPQVSEMLKFGSLDKEEITLFVREVENALMNMEARREKTLTYIKDEACAEVWDEYKAELDKQGRVIKQKARVRAFFLAFVTGMPTCELGLNDKRRRGKEVVGRHDIIPIKTEEWIRLEDVEFHCCVDKNEFEKTNNIKFHPLDACQFELLRYRVRLRENKELPLQLKVQQILKESKVEIRCDILVTGYHSFSKKHGQFPCEDIEIRFPIPEQWVYLFRYEKRFGYGAFKSQTRKPGKIKGLERITMIAQGLLTPTLMEADVGVAKYEHLYKAVVWRISRLPERNEGAYKSHLFRMTLEFGPHDEIPESFESHAEVEFTMPSCTVSQSQVRSITVENPNPPDKWVRYIAKYQYRIEIDHINEVCKASPSSDG